A region of Peromyscus maniculatus bairdii isolate BWxNUB_F1_BW_parent chromosome 7, HU_Pman_BW_mat_3.1, whole genome shotgun sequence DNA encodes the following proteins:
- the LOC102907731 gene encoding olfactory receptor 8B8-like, whose translation MYKDMTQRRMALGNDSSVKEFILLGLTQQPELQLPLFFLFLGIYVVSTLGNLGLMVLIVLNPHLHTPMYYFLFNLSFIDSCSSSLITPQIMVSFVKQNIISHAECMTQLFFFAFFIIDECYILTAMAYDRYAAICKPLLYQVTMSHQACHLMLVGVYVIGFVGAMIHTGSVLSLTFCDGNIINHYVCDVVPLRKLSCTNTATNELVVFIVVSINVIVPTLAIFISYTLILFNILGIHSAEGRSKAFSTCGSHVIAVSLFFGASSFMYLKPTSSSVDDDKVATIFYTIMGSMLNPLIYSLRNKDVHIALRKTLKNRIFT comes from the exons ATGTACAAGG ataTGACCCAGAGAAGAATGGCCTTAGGCAATGACTCTTCAGTGAAGGAGTTCATCTTGCTGGGCTTGACACAGCAGCCAGAGCTCcagctgcctctcttcttcctctttttgggAATCTATGTGGTCTCCACACTGGGGAACCTGGGCTTGATGGTTCTGATTGTTTTGAACCCTCACCTGCATACCCCCATGTACTACTTTCTCTTCAACCTTTCCTTCATTGattcctgctcctcttctctcATAACCCCTCAAATCATGGTGAGTTTTGTGAAGCAGAACATCATCTCCCATGCTGAGTGCATGACTCAGCTCTTTTTCTTTGCCTTCTTTATTATTGATGAATGCTACATTTTGACAGCCATGGCCTATGACAGATATGCTGCCATCTGTAAACCCTTGCTTTACCAGGTGACCATGTCCCATCAGGCCTGCCATTTGATGcttgtgggtgtgtatgtgatcGGGTTTGTGGGAGCCATGATCCATACTGGTAGCGTATTAAGTCTGACCTTCTGTGATGGCAACATCATCAATCACTATGTGTGTGATGTAGTTCCTCTCCGGAAGCTCTCTTGCACAAATACTGCCACCAATGAGCTGgtggttttcattgttgttagtATCAATGTAATAGTGCCCACCCTGGCCATATTTATTTCTTACACCTTGATACTCTTCAATATCCTTGGCATCCATTCTGCAGAGGGTAGGTCAAAAGCcttcagtacctgtggctcccaTGTAATagcagtttctcttttctttggagCCTCATCATTCATGTATCTTAAGCCCACTAGTTCATCTGTGGATGATGATAAAGTAGCTACCATTTTTTATACCATTATGGGCTCAATGCTGAATCCTCTCATCTACAGTTTAAGGAATAAGGATGTCCACATTGCACTGagaaaaactttgaaaaacaGGATTTTTACCTAA
- the LOC102908032 gene encoding olfactory receptor 8B8-like translates to MHKDMTRRNMALGNDSSVKEFILLGLTQQPELQLPLFFLFLGIYVVSMVGNLGLIILIILNPHLHTPMYYFLFNLAFTDLCYSSVITPKMLVSFMKQNIISHAECMIQLFFFCFFVIDECYILTAMAYDRYAAICKPLLYQVTMSHQVCHLMLVGVYVMGFVGAMAHTGSMLSLTFCDGNIINHYMCDIPPLQKLSCTDIAINELVVFIVVGVNVIVPSLTIFISYTLILFNILGIHSAEGRSKAFSTCGSHVIAVSLFFGASAFMYLKPSSMSVDDDKVSTIFYTIVGPMLNPFIYSLRNKDVHIALRKTLNKRIFT, encoded by the exons ATGCACAAGG ATATGACCAGGAGAAATATGGCCTTAGGCAATGACTCTTCAGTGAAGGAGTTCATCTTGTTGGGCTTGACACAGCAGCCAGAGCTCcagctgcctctcttcttcctctttttgggAATCTATGTGGTCTCCATGGTCGGGAATCTGGGCTTGATCATTCTGATTATTTTGAATCCTCACCTGCATACCCCCATGTACTACTTTCTCTTCAACCTTGCCTTCACAGATCTCTGCTACTCCTCTGTCATAACTCCCAAAATGCTGGTGAGTTTTATGAAGCAGAACATCATCTCCCATGCTGAGTGCATGATTcagctctttttcttttgcttctttgttaTTGATGAATGCTACATTTTGACAGCCATGGCCTATGACAGATATGCTGCCATCTGTAAACCCCTGCTTTACCAGGTCACCATGTCCCATCAGGTCTGCCACTTGATGCTGGTGGGTGTGTATGTGATGGGGTTTGTGGGGGCCATGGCCCATACAGGTAGCATGCTAAGTCTGACCTTTTGTGATGGAAACATCATCAATCACTACATGTGTGACATACCTCCTCTCCAGAAGCTCTCCTGCACAGATATTGCCATCAATGAGTTGGTGGTGTTCATTGTTGTGGGTGTCAATGTCATAGTGCCCAGCCTGACTATCTTTATTTCTTACACCTTGATCCTTTTCAACATCCTTGGCATCCATTCTGCAGAGGGTAGGTCAAAAGCcttcagtacctgtggctcccaTGTAATAGcggtttctcttttctttggagCCTCAGCATTCATGTATCTGAAGCCTTCTAGTATGTCTGTGGATGATGATAAAGTATCTACTATTTTTTATACCATTGTGGGCCCAATGTTGAATCCTTTCATCTATAGTTTAAGGAATAAGGATGTCCACATTGCACTGAGAAAAACTTTGAATAAAAGGATTTTTACCTAA